The Planococcus liqunii genome includes a region encoding these proteins:
- a CDS encoding bifunctional 2',3'-cyclic-nucleotide 2'-phosphodiesterase/3'-nucleotidase: MAIGRKAAIAIIALVLTLSGLITVTPAQAANEVSRGEFVKHLVTSMELELGDGSTIAFKDVDKKLAPYVEAAYNLKLISGKTATTFGPNEKITREQGFAVAARAIESEKEYSTSLLTKFKDNRYLSRSLLGNLSEAVGVGLLFGYKDGTVKPSKGIAPGEMRAIVQRLLKEYKTVKGKDVSLRILGTSDLHTNFVNYDYYQDKESNALGLAKTGVLIEAARAENPNAMLFDNGDLIQGTPFGGYKVTVDRLEDGELHPAYAALESLDFDASTLGNHEFNFGLDYLDEALDDAPFPVLNANVYDAKTKKNRFTPYTIIDKEVVDGKGKKHTIQVGVIGVVAPHIMKWDRANLEGKVIAEDAVASVKKFLPEVEKAGADVVVVLSHSGMGDETYEVGEEDITYQLSSIKGIDAIITGHNHDVFPGSYGELKNVDQEQGTINGTPIVMPGKFGSHLGVIDLKLAPKGKEWEVVSEKAELRAIDTKTNVVAEQVIEAVKETHEATIEYVRSPVGETTAPITSYFSLVTDDPSIQIVNNAQKWYVEQKVAGTENANLPILSAAAPFKAGGRNGAEYYTDIKTGQIAIKNVADLYVFDNTVFTLKLTGADLKEWLEMSAGQFQQVNPAATGEQKLINDEYRTYNFDVIDGVTYEIDVTQPAKYNAEGAVANASANRIKNLSFDGKAVDPAQEFLVVTNNYRASGNFPGVRNATEKMDYAYENRQVIMDYMVEVGTIDPSADSNWSFSPVAGNLNLTFETSPKAQQLIPADSGITYIGAGANGFAKYGIDLK, encoded by the coding sequence ATGGCAATCGGAAGAAAAGCCGCTATTGCAATAATCGCACTGGTTTTAACGCTAAGTGGATTAATTACCGTTACACCTGCTCAAGCAGCAAACGAAGTATCTCGCGGGGAATTCGTCAAACACCTCGTCACTTCGATGGAGCTGGAGCTTGGAGACGGATCAACGATCGCATTTAAAGACGTTGATAAAAAATTGGCGCCATACGTGGAAGCAGCTTACAATTTAAAGCTGATCAGCGGAAAAACGGCAACCACATTTGGACCAAACGAAAAAATTACACGTGAACAAGGATTCGCGGTTGCAGCACGCGCCATCGAATCGGAAAAAGAATATTCAACTTCCTTATTAACTAAATTCAAAGACAACCGCTATTTAAGCCGCAGCCTGCTTGGCAATTTGTCAGAAGCAGTCGGCGTTGGGTTGCTTTTCGGTTATAAAGACGGCACCGTCAAACCTTCTAAAGGCATTGCGCCAGGTGAAATGCGTGCCATCGTTCAGCGTTTGCTGAAAGAATACAAAACGGTAAAAGGCAAAGACGTGTCGCTTCGCATTTTGGGGACGTCCGATTTGCACACGAACTTCGTCAACTATGATTATTACCAGGACAAAGAGTCCAATGCACTTGGTTTAGCGAAAACAGGCGTCTTGATTGAAGCTGCCCGTGCAGAAAACCCGAACGCTATGTTATTCGACAACGGCGACTTGATCCAAGGAACGCCATTTGGCGGCTATAAAGTAACGGTGGACCGCTTAGAAGACGGCGAACTTCACCCGGCTTATGCAGCACTGGAGTCACTGGACTTTGATGCATCAACACTTGGGAACCACGAATTCAACTTCGGCTTGGATTATTTGGACGAAGCACTGGATGATGCGCCATTCCCAGTATTGAATGCCAATGTGTACGACGCAAAAACAAAGAAAAACCGCTTCACGCCTTACACCATCATCGACAAAGAAGTAGTGGATGGCAAAGGCAAAAAACACACCATCCAAGTAGGGGTTATTGGAGTTGTAGCACCACACATCATGAAATGGGACCGCGCGAATCTGGAAGGCAAAGTCATTGCAGAAGACGCAGTTGCATCTGTTAAGAAATTCCTTCCTGAAGTAGAAAAAGCAGGCGCCGATGTCGTCGTCGTTCTTTCGCACTCGGGAATGGGTGATGAAACATACGAAGTCGGTGAAGAAGACATCACGTACCAGCTTTCTTCTATTAAAGGCATCGATGCCATCATCACAGGGCACAACCATGATGTCTTCCCAGGATCATATGGCGAATTGAAAAACGTCGACCAAGAACAAGGGACGATCAACGGCACACCAATCGTGATGCCTGGTAAATTCGGCAGCCACTTGGGTGTCATCGATTTGAAATTGGCTCCTAAAGGAAAAGAATGGGAAGTTGTTTCAGAAAAAGCCGAACTTCGTGCCATTGATACAAAAACAAACGTAGTAGCAGAACAAGTCATTGAAGCAGTAAAAGAAACACACGAAGCAACCATCGAATATGTCCGCAGCCCAGTAGGTGAAACAACAGCTCCGATCACGAGCTATTTCTCCTTGGTAACGGATGATCCATCGATCCAAATCGTCAACAACGCACAAAAATGGTATGTTGAACAAAAAGTGGCAGGTACAGAAAATGCCAACTTGCCAATCCTTTCAGCAGCAGCTCCGTTCAAAGCAGGCGGACGCAACGGTGCTGAATACTACACAGACATCAAAACCGGCCAAATTGCCATTAAAAACGTAGCAGACCTATACGTCTTCGACAACACGGTCTTCACTTTGAAACTGACAGGCGCAGACCTGAAAGAATGGCTCGAAATGTCCGCTGGCCAGTTCCAGCAAGTGAACCCGGCAGCAACAGGCGAACAAAAACTGATCAACGATGAATACCGCACGTACAATTTTGACGTCATCGATGGCGTCACATACGAAATCGACGTCACCCAGCCGGCGAAATACAATGCCGAAGGCGCAGTCGCAAACGCATCTGCAAACCGCATCAAAAACTTGAGCTTCGACGGCAAAGCAGTTGATCCGGCTCAAGAATTCCTAGTCGTAACAAACAACTACCGCGCAAGCGGCAACTTCCCAGGCGTCCGCAACGCTACAGAAAAAATGGATTATGCCTACGAAAACCGTCAAGTCATCATGGACTACATGGTCGAAGTCGGCACCATCGATCCATCCGCTGACAGCAACTGGTCATTCTCACCAGTCGCAGGCAACTTGAACCTAACATTCGAAACCTCACCAAAAGCCCAACAGCTGATCCCAGCTGACAGCGGCATCACGTACATCGGTGCAGGCGCAAACGGCT
- a CDS encoding S-layer homology domain-containing protein, with protein sequence MKKFSLITGAVLAVSLLASPAQAASDLPNTHRFYEEMTFLQTKGVISGFEDGTMRPDQTVSRAEAAIMIGKLKGLDGTQRGTKFADVPANLKASGYIASAAQAGYISGYLDGSFKPNAPITRGDMAIILSYVFPLAMQGLEDFKDVSPNMRAYDAIGQVVSGSIAAGYQDNTFKPTNATTRAQFAAFLSRGLEPKFQNDTHMKGSYLMDKTKTYTFQWNDGDIEKISYVKPKGELAEDWNFLWKGDFASGDSYYLVDIESSEFHATGEPFSEFFIDLVYPVKSGTKFNEDSPYGPAAQITKTGVTVKTKYKTFTNAVEVTVPADKDFEFDGVKYYMVPGFGNVKTLDLTGNVLGELISVK encoded by the coding sequence TTGAAGAAATTTTCATTGATTACCGGTGCAGTATTGGCAGTAAGCCTACTCGCATCACCCGCACAAGCCGCATCGGATTTGCCGAACACACACAGATTTTATGAGGAAATGACGTTTTTGCAGACAAAAGGAGTCATTTCCGGGTTTGAAGACGGTACAATGCGTCCCGATCAAACTGTGAGCCGCGCAGAAGCTGCCATCATGATTGGGAAACTGAAAGGTTTGGACGGCACACAGCGCGGCACAAAATTTGCAGACGTACCGGCTAACTTAAAAGCGAGCGGTTATATCGCTTCTGCTGCTCAAGCCGGTTATATTTCAGGTTACCTGGACGGTTCATTTAAACCGAACGCACCGATTACGCGCGGCGATATGGCAATCATTCTTTCGTATGTCTTCCCTCTTGCCATGCAAGGCCTTGAAGATTTTAAAGATGTATCGCCGAATATGCGTGCTTATGATGCAATTGGGCAAGTAGTCAGCGGCAGTATTGCTGCCGGTTACCAGGACAACACATTTAAGCCGACTAATGCGACAACGCGTGCACAATTTGCAGCGTTCTTATCGCGCGGCTTGGAGCCGAAATTCCAGAACGATACGCATATGAAGGGCTCGTATTTAATGGATAAAACCAAAACTTATACCTTCCAATGGAATGATGGCGATATTGAGAAAATTTCTTACGTAAAACCAAAAGGCGAATTGGCTGAGGACTGGAACTTCCTTTGGAAAGGTGATTTTGCTTCCGGAGACAGCTATTACTTGGTGGATATTGAGTCGAGTGAATTCCATGCTACGGGCGAACCATTTTCGGAGTTTTTCATTGATCTGGTTTATCCGGTTAAAAGCGGTACGAAGTTCAACGAAGATTCACCTTATGGACCCGCTGCTCAAATTACCAAAACCGGCGTAACGGTAAAAACGAAATACAAAACATTCACGAATGCAGTGGAAGTAACGGTTCCAGCTGATAAAGACTTTGAATTTGACGGCGTGAAATATTATATGGTCCCGGGATTCGGAAATGTAAAAACTTTGGACTTAACTGGAAATGTTTTAGGCGAGTTGATTTCGGTTAAATAA
- a CDS encoding S-layer homology domain-containing protein, with protein MKKFSLITGAVLALTLLASPAQAASDLPNSHRFYEEMTYLQNKGVISGFEDGTLRPDKTVSRAEAAIMIGKLKGLDGTQRDAGFKDVPKSLKASGYIAAAAKAGYVSGYENGTFKPDAPITRGDMAIILSRVFPLYMPGLEDFKDVSPNMKAYESIGYVVSGNVAAGYPDNTFKPSNATTRAQFSAFLSRGVEPKFQNDTHMKGSFLRDKTKTYSYKNADGKYEIYSYVKPDSEFADIENFVWKRIYENEFSYYTEHESSKFHLSGFAGSDSYIDLVYPIKKGATFTGFQDSSVYEITNVGVTVKTPYKTFTNAVEVTLKADPKKNIEGHKYYMVEGHGHVKTVSLDGKVLSELFSVK; from the coding sequence TTGAAAAAGTTTTCATTGATTACAGGAGCGGTACTGGCATTGACCTTACTCGCCTCCCCTGCACAAGCAGCATCCGATTTGCCGAACAGCCACCGGTTTTACGAGGAAATGACGTATTTGCAGAACAAAGGGGTCATCTCCGGTTTTGAAGACGGCACCTTGCGCCCGGATAAAACGGTCAGCCGCGCGGAAGCCGCGATTATGATCGGCAAATTGAAAGGCTTGGACGGCACGCAACGCGACGCCGGGTTCAAGGATGTTCCGAAAAGCTTGAAAGCGAGCGGTTATATTGCGGCAGCGGCAAAAGCCGGCTATGTATCGGGATATGAGAACGGCACCTTTAAGCCGGACGCTCCGATTACGCGCGGGGATATGGCGATTATCCTATCCCGTGTGTTCCCGCTTTACATGCCCGGGCTTGAAGACTTCAAGGATGTTTCACCAAATATGAAAGCTTATGAGTCCATCGGCTATGTCGTAAGCGGCAATGTCGCGGCTGGTTATCCAGACAACACGTTTAAGCCATCCAATGCTACGACTCGTGCGCAATTTTCCGCATTCCTGTCTCGTGGAGTGGAGCCGAAGTTCCAAAACGATACACATATGAAAGGCTCGTTTTTAAGAGATAAAACGAAAACGTATTCTTACAAAAATGCAGATGGCAAATATGAAATTTATTCCTATGTAAAGCCTGACAGTGAATTTGCTGACATTGAAAACTTTGTATGGAAACGAATTTATGAAAACGAATTCTCATACTACACAGAGCATGAATCCAGCAAGTTTCACTTATCCGGTTTTGCAGGATCCGACTCTTATATCGATTTGGTTTATCCAATTAAAAAAGGAGCCACTTTTACTGGTTTCCAAGACTCGTCAGTTTATGAAATCACAAATGTTGGCGTGACGGTGAAAACGCCATACAAAACATTTACCAATGCCGTTGAAGTAACTTTAAAAGCAGATCCTAAAAAGAATATAGAAGGTCATAAATATTACATGGTCGAAGGACATGGTCACGTTAAAACCGTTTCCCTGGATGGCAAAGTTCTTTCTGAATTGTTTTCAGTCAAGTGA
- a CDS encoding S-layer homology domain-containing protein — MKKVSLITGAVLALTLLASPAQAATDLPNSHRFFEEMTYLQNKGVISGFEDGTLRPDKTVSRAEAAIMIGKLKGLDGTQKDSQFKDVPKSLKASGYIAAAAKAGYVWGYENGTFKPDAPITRGDMAIILSRVYPLEMKAVEDLKDVSQNMRAYEAIGGVIRGNIAAGYPDKTFKPTQATTRAQFSAFVARGLEPKFQNDTHMAHSYLMDKTKTYTFQYWDGIKFDASYVKPKGKYENIHNFLWVNQSENVPPSYFSEYETSEELQIGYPGVEYHTQLVYPIQKGTRFNEDGTFSLPAKITNVGMTIETKYKTFKNAVEVTILPIPQSSVEGSKYYLVEGYGIVKEVAMNGELIYELIAVK; from the coding sequence TTGAAAAAGGTTTCATTGATTACAGGAGCGGTACTGGCACTCACATTACTTGCCTCCCCGGCACAGGCCGCAACGGATTTACCGAACAGCCACCGTTTTTTTGAGGAAATGACGTATTTGCAGAACAAAGGAGTCATTTCCGGTTTTGAAGACGGCACTCTGCGCCCGGATAAAACGGTGAGCCGTGCGGAAGCGGCCATCATGATCGGCAAGTTGAAGGGCTTGGATGGCACACAAAAAGATTCTCAGTTCAAGGATGTGCCGAAGAGCTTGAAAGCGAGCGGTTATATTGCCGCAGCGGCGAAAGCCGGCTATGTGTGGGGGTATGAGAACGGTACGTTTAAGCCGGATGCCCCGATTACGCGCGGCGATATGGCGATCATTCTTTCACGGGTATACCCACTCGAAATGAAGGCCGTTGAAGATTTAAAAGACGTTTCACAGAATATGCGTGCTTACGAAGCCATCGGTGGCGTTATCAGAGGCAATATTGCAGCCGGATATCCAGATAAGACCTTTAAACCAACCCAAGCTACTACACGTGCGCAGTTCTCTGCTTTTGTAGCTCGTGGGTTAGAACCGAAATTTCAAAACGATACCCATATGGCCCATTCGTATTTGATGGACAAAACAAAAACGTATACGTTTCAGTATTGGGATGGGATAAAGTTTGATGCTTCGTACGTGAAACCGAAAGGAAAGTATGAAAATATACATAACTTCCTCTGGGTAAATCAATCTGAAAATGTACCGCCTTCCTATTTCTCAGAATACGAGACAAGCGAAGAGTTGCAGATTGGCTATCCAGGAGTTGAATACCACACCCAGTTAGTTTACCCGATTCAAAAAGGAACACGGTTTAATGAAGATGGCACGTTTTCATTGCCTGCTAAAATCACCAATGTCGGCATGACGATTGAAACCAAATATAAAACGTTTAAGAATGCGGTGGAAGTGACGATCTTGCCGATCCCTCAATCCAGTGTAGAAGGGTCTAAATATTATTTGGTTGAAGGATATGGAATTGTGAAGGAAGTCGCAATGAATGGGGAATTAATTTACGAATTGATTGCAGTGAAATAA
- a CDS encoding EamA family transporter — MTAINLLLGLLMIVMTWLGALGGYFLKAASSHDLQTEKTKMVTKLVLGVGFYGLGAILNIVALQYLPYTTVFPLTAVTYIWTMILSYFILKEKISLRKIAGVLLILTGAVVLVS, encoded by the coding sequence GTGACCGCCATTAATCTCTTGCTTGGATTATTGATGATCGTTATGACGTGGCTCGGCGCACTCGGCGGTTATTTCCTAAAAGCCGCTTCCAGCCATGATCTGCAAACCGAAAAAACAAAAATGGTGACAAAGCTGGTACTGGGAGTCGGCTTTTACGGCTTGGGCGCGATCCTCAACATTGTGGCGCTGCAATACTTGCCGTATACGACCGTGTTCCCATTAACCGCTGTTACGTATATTTGGACAATGATTTTGTCCTATTTCATCTTGAAAGAAAAAATCAGCCTGCGCAAAATCGCAGGTGTCCTGTTGATCCTTACCGGTGCCGTAGTACTTGTAAGCTAA
- a CDS encoding EamA/RhaT family transporter has translation MASLKSEETTKPLGIVLMVAAAFSTATGQMFWKLADSVLDYQMWIGFVLYGMGAVLMTVAFRFGKLSVLHPLLSLGYVIAIFYGAMFLGEAVTLNVSLGTLLILVGVVAIGGDRH, from the coding sequence GTGGCAAGCTTGAAAAGTGAGGAAACAACAAAACCTTTAGGCATCGTGCTGATGGTGGCCGCCGCTTTTTCCACGGCAACAGGGCAAATGTTCTGGAAACTGGCAGACTCGGTGCTCGATTACCAGATGTGGATCGGCTTTGTGCTGTACGGAATGGGTGCTGTCTTAATGACGGTGGCGTTTCGCTTCGGCAAGCTGTCCGTCTTGCATCCATTGCTCAGCCTCGGGTACGTCATCGCCATTTTCTACGGGGCGATGTTCCTTGGGGAAGCCGTGACGCTTAATGTTTCTCTTGGGACGCTGTTAATCCTGGTGGGCGTTGTCGCGATAGGGGGTGACCGCCATTAA
- a CDS encoding DUF6020 family protein, with translation MKKTYLVSAALLLAALFLSLTAVFYFQPILNASFWLIALVTLVLFALLIYIYPFARIIKAWPRPKQISLVIFLPIFSILASFSVRGEQGYLADNHLVIKLVVYFGMFLAVAILVMAIIKFFLAIKPATELQKVSPVYVLIYMLPMLAASMVMFIAFYPAAMTPDSMAQWEQAKTQEFTNWHPVMFTWTIMFLTKLWDSPGSVALFQIALLAITMGYLGYLMKRFNLHSAIIWVVLIGAALVPMNSILSITIWKDVTYSISLLFFSLLMILLVKTNGEETKKLSFMALFLISSFVLVFFRHNGFPVFVITMIVVLIMYRHTWKRLLPAALVIIVIHQIITGPVYTKLDVVDSDPQEALSIPTQQIANIVVNNGDMDDDQRAYVNSLMALEKWPEKYNPYSVDPIKFSWGDYDRWVIYNDWPGYFKMWGGLVVQNPALAIEGFLKQSSLVWQMNLPEDGRMNRYVTNIYYGNEFGLVNRVIYPTVTQAAGKYLSVDDSAKETIWRPAVYIFLSTLLIYIAYLRNNWRVWLLLLPIALNTGAVTATIPAQDFRYLFSNTLFLYAALFISLISFVPRGGGKLEK, from the coding sequence ATGAAAAAGACTTACCTGGTAAGTGCTGCATTGTTACTAGCAGCACTTTTTCTTTCGCTAACCGCTGTTTTTTATTTCCAACCGATTTTAAATGCCAGTTTCTGGCTGATTGCATTGGTGACGCTTGTCTTGTTTGCGTTGCTGATTTACATTTATCCGTTTGCCCGAATAATCAAAGCATGGCCGCGGCCGAAACAAATCAGCTTGGTGATTTTCCTGCCAATCTTTTCGATTCTTGCTTCCTTTAGTGTGCGCGGGGAACAGGGGTATCTCGCAGATAACCATTTGGTCATTAAGCTTGTTGTGTACTTTGGTATGTTCTTAGCGGTCGCCATATTGGTGATGGCCATTATCAAATTTTTCCTGGCGATCAAGCCCGCAACAGAATTGCAAAAAGTGTCACCAGTATATGTGTTGATTTACATGCTGCCGATGCTTGCCGCTTCGATGGTGATGTTCATCGCCTTCTATCCGGCAGCGATGACGCCCGACTCCATGGCGCAGTGGGAACAGGCGAAAACGCAGGAATTCACCAACTGGCATCCGGTCATGTTTACATGGACCATCATGTTCTTAACCAAACTATGGGACAGTCCGGGAAGTGTGGCGTTGTTCCAAATTGCTTTGCTCGCTATCACTATGGGGTATCTCGGCTATTTGATGAAACGATTCAATCTCCATTCCGCAATTATTTGGGTCGTCTTAATTGGTGCAGCCCTTGTTCCGATGAATTCCATTCTTTCCATCACCATCTGGAAAGATGTAACGTATAGCATTTCACTCTTGTTTTTCTCATTGTTGATGATCTTATTGGTCAAAACGAACGGCGAAGAAACGAAAAAGCTGTCCTTTATGGCCTTATTTCTGATCAGTTCGTTCGTGCTGGTATTCTTCCGCCACAACGGATTCCCGGTATTTGTCATCACGATGATTGTGGTGTTGATCATGTACCGCCATACGTGGAAGCGTCTCTTGCCGGCAGCGCTGGTTATTATCGTCATTCATCAAATTATCACGGGGCCGGTGTATACCAAACTTGATGTGGTGGACTCGGATCCCCAGGAAGCGCTCAGCATCCCGACTCAGCAAATTGCCAATATTGTCGTTAATAACGGCGATATGGACGACGACCAACGGGCGTATGTCAACAGCCTCATGGCGCTCGAAAAATGGCCGGAAAAATACAATCCCTACAGCGTCGACCCGATTAAATTTTCTTGGGGCGACTACGACCGCTGGGTCATTTACAACGATTGGCCAGGCTACTTTAAAATGTGGGGCGGACTTGTGGTCCAGAACCCGGCGCTGGCCATAGAAGGTTTCTTGAAGCAAAGTTCGCTCGTCTGGCAGATGAATTTGCCGGAAGATGGGCGGATGAACCGCTATGTGACCAACATCTATTATGGCAATGAATTCGGGCTCGTGAACCGAGTGATCTATCCTACTGTGACGCAAGCAGCCGGCAAGTATTTAAGTGTTGATGACAGTGCCAAAGAAACGATTTGGCGTCCTGCTGTTTACATTTTCTTGAGCACGCTGCTCATCTACATCGCGTATTTGCGCAATAACTGGCGCGTTTGGCTGTTGCTATTGCCAATTGCATTAAATACCGGGGCAGTAACAGCGACCATTCCGGCGCAGGATTTCCGCTACTTGTTCAGCAATACCTTGTTCTTGTATGCAGCCTTATTCATCAGTTTGATCTCCTTTGTCCCAAGGGGCGGTGGCAAGCTTGAAAAGTGA
- a CDS encoding glycosyltransferase family 2 protein, giving the protein MEIAILLPCYNEELTIGKVIEDFKRELPHAKIYVYDNNSKDKTTEVALAHGAIVRQEPRQGKGNVVRSMFRQIDADVYIMADGDDTYPAEFVHELIKPIVNKEANLVIGDRLSNGTYFNENKRKFHGFGNTLVKNLINRLYKSNINDIMTGYRAFDRLFVKSLPVTSPGFEIETEMSIHALDNKFLIKEVAIDYRDRPEGSESKLNTVQDGIKVLRMIFTLFKDYKPYLFFTSWAVVFLILGLIAGVPVIVEYAQTQFVTRVPSAILAVGLVMVSMLSFACGLILDTVAGTHRKQFELELIRISDRIRGEAK; this is encoded by the coding sequence ATGGAAATTGCAATTTTATTGCCTTGTTATAACGAAGAACTGACGATTGGCAAAGTCATTGAAGACTTCAAGAGAGAACTGCCTCATGCAAAAATTTACGTTTACGATAATAACTCCAAAGATAAAACCACAGAAGTGGCACTGGCTCATGGAGCAATCGTGCGCCAAGAGCCGCGCCAAGGGAAAGGGAACGTGGTTCGTTCCATGTTCCGCCAAATCGATGCCGACGTTTACATCATGGCCGATGGTGACGATACATACCCTGCAGAATTTGTTCACGAGCTGATTAAACCAATCGTCAACAAAGAAGCAAACTTGGTGATCGGAGACCGGTTATCCAACGGTACTTATTTCAATGAAAACAAGCGGAAATTCCATGGTTTCGGGAACACGCTTGTGAAAAACTTGATCAACCGCTTGTACAAGAGCAATATCAATGACATCATGACGGGTTACCGAGCATTTGACCGTTTGTTTGTCAAATCTTTGCCTGTCACGAGCCCTGGTTTTGAAATTGAAACTGAAATGAGCATCCATGCTTTGGATAACAAATTCCTGATTAAAGAAGTCGCAATCGATTACCGTGACCGCCCAGAAGGCAGTGAATCCAAACTGAATACGGTTCAGGATGGCATCAAAGTACTTCGCATGATCTTTACTTTGTTCAAAGACTACAAGCCATACTTATTCTTCACGTCGTGGGCTGTTGTTTTCTTGATTTTGGGCTTGATTGCCGGCGTGCCGGTCATTGTCGAATACGCTCAAACGCAGTTCGTCACACGTGTGCCATCAGCAATTCTTGCCGTCGGCCTCGTCATGGTATCGATGTTGTCGTTCGCTTGTGGCTTGATCCTCGACACAGTAGCCGGAACGCACCGCAAACAGTTTGAACTTGAACTGATTCGCATCAGCGACCGGATTCGGGGAGAGGCAAAATAA